In Sulfuriferula plumbiphila, the genomic window GCCGGGTCAAAAGCGCCATGCCCTTGCTGCGCCTGTACTCCCATTGCTTGCCGACGCTGGCGCAACAGTGATCCTGGGTGCCGCCAACGCAGGGCAGGATCTCAACACTTCGCTTGCGCCCAGCGCGCACAGCCTGTTCGGTCCGCGCGGCGTATGCCTCGCCGCGAACGGCAGCCTGTGGGTGGCTGATACCGGGCATCATCGTATGCTCGGCTGGCGCAGCTTGCCCGGCGAAGACAATGCGGCCGCTCAGATACTCATCGGCCAGCCTGACTTTGCACATGAAGGGCGCAACGCCAAGGGCGCGCCCTATGGTGCCACGCTTAACGTCCCCACCGGAATTGCGGCGTGCGGCGCAGGCATTGCTGTGGCTGATGGCTGGAATCATCGTGTGCTGATCTGGCACGAGCCGCCGCGCACTCACAACCAGCCCGCCGACCTGGTGCTGGGGCAGACAGACTTTGGCGCGGTTGAGTGCAACCGCGGCAGCGACAGACCCAGCGCAGACACATTGTTCTGGCCGTTCGGCGTAGCCTGGGATGGCACACGTCTGTGGGTCGCCGATACCGGCAACCGCCGTGTGCTGATGTGGAACGGTTTGCCCACGCGCAACGGCCAGCCCGCCGATCTGGTGCTCGGGCAACGCAGCTTCGACAGTCGCGACGAGAACGGCGGCGGCACCCCCGATGCAAGCAGCATGCGCTGGCCACATGGGCTGGCATTTCTGGGCACAGGCGTGTGCGTCGCCGACGCCGGCAACAACCGCGTCATGGTCTGGCGTACGCTCCCCACGGCCAACGGCCAGGCTTGCGACGCCTTACTCGGCCAGCAAACGGCTTCCGGCGTCGATCACAATCGGGGCGACTACTGGCCGACTGCATCCGCGCTCAATATGCCCTATGCGGTCACCACGCTGGGTGACTGGCTGGTCGTGGCGGATACCGCCAGTTCGCGTCTCCTGGCATGGCACGATCAGGACATCAACGGATACGGGGCACAGCCTCGCCTGCTCGCCGCGCAACCCGACTGGGAAGCCAAAGGCGACAATCGCTGGATGGCGGCCATGCGCGACAGTCTGTGCTGGCCGTTCGGTCTGTGCAGCAGCAGCGAATACGCCATTATCGCCGATGCGGGCAATAACCGCGTCATGTTGTGGCGCTGGAGTCGGGAGATGGAAGCATGAACGCGCCGCTACAGGGCGCGTCAGCAGTTCCTGCTCAAATCGGCGAGCGCATCCGTGTGCGCGGCATTGTGCAAGGGGTCGGTTTTCGCCCCGGCGTCTGGCGCATCGCACAAGACTTGGGTGTGTGCGGAAGCGTTGCCAATGACGGCGAAGGCGTGCTGATCGAGGCTTGGGGCGATGCCGCGCTGCTGCAAACCCTGCTTGAACGCATCCACACGGAGGCTCCGCCGCTGGCCCGCATCGAGAGTATCGAACGCTGTGAAGCCATGGGACTGCCTCCAGCCGATTTCCGCATCGTCGCCAGCAGAACGAGCACGGCGCTCACCCACGTCGCGCCCGATGCGGCAACGTGTCCAGCCTGCGTCGCAGAAATTTTTGACCCGTTCGGACGGCGCTTCCGCTACCCGTTTACCAACTGTACCCACTGCGGGCCGCGCCTCAGCATCATTCAGCAGATCCCGTACGACCGCAGCAACACCACGATGGCGGCGTTCGCGATGTGCCACGCGTGTGCCGCAGAATATGCCAGCCCGGCTGACCGGCGCTTCCATGCCCAGCCGGTCGCATGCCACGTGTGCGGGCCACGTTTGAGTTTGAGCCGCAGCGACGGGCGTGCCATCGCTCTGGACTCGCTGACCTTTCTGGATGATGCGGACGCGGCATGCAGTCTGTTACAACGCGGCCATATCCTCGCGATACAAGGTCTGGGCGGCTATCAGCTGGCCTGTGACGCAAGCAGCGATAGCGCCGTGG contains:
- a CDS encoding NHL repeat-containing protein translates to MNTTLRVSLSPGQKRHALAAPVLPLLADAGATVILGAANAGQDLNTSLAPSAHSLFGPRGVCLAANGSLWVADTGHHRMLGWRSLPGEDNAAAQILIGQPDFAHEGRNAKGAPYGATLNVPTGIAACGAGIAVADGWNHRVLIWHEPPRTHNQPADLVLGQTDFGAVECNRGSDRPSADTLFWPFGVAWDGTRLWVADTGNRRVLMWNGLPTRNGQPADLVLGQRSFDSRDENGGGTPDASSMRWPHGLAFLGTGVCVADAGNNRVMVWRTLPTANGQACDALLGQQTASGVDHNRGDYWPTASALNMPYAVTTLGDWLVVADTASSRLLAWHDQDINGYGAQPRLLAAQPDWEAKGDNRWMAAMRDSLCWPFGLCSSSEYAIIADAGNNRVMLWRWSREMEA